ATTAAAGCATACATTGTGGGTTGCAGTACCAGTCCAATATTTTGtaccaattaaaacatttttcatcatCTTATAGTGACttaaaatcattttgaaaaataaatattgatattcaagTTATTGATCATTAAGATTCGACAATCTATTGATTGGGGTTCTTATGCCGAGTTCTACCCTTTGCagacattttgaaaatttgataattatttattaatgaccaaaaaatattaccactGTTTAACTTGGAAGATATCCAAATTGtgcaatgtttttcttttatcctTGACTTGAGATAAATAATTTGAGTGAAGCTCTGATTTTATTGCTGAGAAACGTacaatttagaaacaaaaattacaaGCGGGTGTTCCAACTAGTGAATAAGACTGAAAAAGTCAATTACTTTCCTAATATATTGAATTTCCTGAATAGcacaatagaaaaatatttccCACAGGGAGCTTCATATCCTGCACAGAATTGCAAACCGCAAATAGCCAGTGAATGAATTGAGTGGTTCTAAGTAATTCATTAGTGCTAAAGAGAAGCAAGCAAACACTGTATGTATCCATAGAAACCCAATGAAATGCTAATTTTATTGGATGTAAGGCAAAGTAAATTACAtactatcaaaaataaattatttaataattagttaaaattaatgtaaaagcaACTTCTGAAATAATGCagtttctttcaatttttttagtcATTGACTAGCTGCCTATTCACAGTAAGTGATGGATTTTCTTCTGTTATAATTCTCAAAACTTTGATATAcaattttggaatataaaaacaatttgtaatgaAAGGAGtaaaattaactgttataataGCTGGCAGTAGTGGTGATGATCTTGATTTTAGAcatataagaacaattttaaaaatctcatgCACGTTTATGCCCTTATTTGTAGCTGTagaatataaactttacaagaaaagcTAAAAAGGTATTTAGGTGCATATGAATGAGGTCTTCAAAGTGAATATCTCCCATAATGCTATGACCAATAATAGAGAGGAAAATTACATACTATACATTAGAATTGTACATATGGGGGAAAACGCAGGGTTGTTTCACTACAGCAGACTCTTAAGAAcaagacaatttttaatttaattgcaacaggacaaatataacatttgtagAAATTATAGAATGAAAGGcactgaattattattaatacaatccatagtaaaataaagaagtattaagttttctctttacaaaaataacatgtagtgaaacaaatatttgttatattgatTATTCAGTGGACCAAAtcctgtatttattttaataatttgtattttacttatgAATGCCAAACCTAAAAGAACCCAATTGTTAAGTGATATTGTTCCCCACCTATTTATTCCATTGTATAGGTCTCATTTATGCAACATGTTATATTCCAGTGTCAAAAgtactgtaaaatttaaagttgtatcTAAAAGATATGATAGAAAAACATATCACACTGACTGAATGGTGCTATTAATTCTCTATTTAATCCTCACAAAATATATCATTGTCTTTTGAAATGGTTTATGTTTTGTGTTGTATACCAATATCATCTCTGTTGGTCATATATCCTTAATTGCTAAGTTGATGCTACATATAAGTGGAAAAAAAGTACTAACATTGACTTCATTGTTATTTAGCCCCAAATGTCTCTAAGAAATATGAAAATTCACAAACCATCAACATTTTggttctataattaattaaacttatccATGATTACCTGACCAGAGATCTCGCACATGGCTTCACACAATCCTAACAGTAGTAGTAGCAGCTTCGTCATTGACAAAGATGGACTCAAACTCACACTGGATGTACAACAGTACCGTCCAGAAGAGCTGACTGTACGAGTGGTagatgattttattattgttgaaggAAAGCATGAAGAAAAAAGCAATACAGGTGGTTATGTTTCACTTCAGTTCACCCGCCAATTCAAGATTCCAGCTGATGTGGACAAGGAGGCAGTGAAAACATATTTGTCTTCTGATGGGATTTTGCAAATCGAAGCTCCTAAATTGCAGAAATTGTCTCCTTCTGAAGGTCGCACTATTCCAATTGCTCAGACTAACCGACCAGCTCTGAAGAAAGCTGAATAAAACTGAATTgatgtatagaaaataaaatttaaaagtgtcatgctcatatttatttttgaaataattttagaacttGCATTATAAGATATTAATGTCAACCAATCTCTATTTATTTTATGCACAATATACAGTATAACTCATCCGAACAATGGTGTGAATACAATTTTACAGGGTGAGTCAGACTACCAGTTTGGTAAGTATTGTGATTATACCAAGTAACTATAAACTGACATTAGTTATAAAGAACACATTTTCTTTCGTTAAAGCTGTAACTGGCAACTGCTGTATGTACGGTAGTTAGGCCATTCACGTGCTGGCACTGCAATATATACGAGTAAGCAAACATTTCGGAAATCtattattattagtgtattttcaatatttcagtttaaaaccAAAAATCAATCGATTGCAGAATAATCGGGCTATCGATTGAGGtatattattactcaataaatcaaACTATATTCCTTTTTGTATAGTTAGAAGAAACATCTTGTGTGAGCAACTGTTTTGACTGTGACCAGCTGACCTGAGCGACtgtctaattgatttatttttagttttgttttgttttggttattagtaATATGGCTGataaccaaaacaaaacaaatttaggaaaaaattagGAACAAATTTAGTGATTTGAGAAAACTATTGCTAAATTGGAACCGGCGTCCTTATAAGGCTTTTTCAAGGTTAAATTTTGTGTGAATAAAATAAGTAGCAACAATAATAAGTGAGTATTATTATTCCTTTAGTTTTCTGAAGACATTGATGTATAATAAATAAGTCATATatatgttgaatttcattgttGTAAAGCAATGTACAAAAATgctaaaaatacaatgttagtaGATTTTGCACTTAAGttcaaaaattgctaaaaaaaggaaaaatttttaagcAAAAGCGCTAaagctatttatatatttttagtaagtataaaattttgtttttttatgatttggaattAATATAAACCTTTTACACGTATATGATGAGATAgtgcaaagttataaaaaatgtcaaaatatttttattaaaaatacctaaattttttttgaagttgGAAAAGTCAATgaggataatttattattattatttggaatattctgaaaataactatatatagtaattaatttatcgGTTGAATTTCCAGTGTTGTAAAGCCATTATACAAATGActgaaaatacatacatacatactaaagttcaaaaattgctaaaaaagtaaacattttttaagtaaagccgctaaaaccatatatattttggAAGGATAATATCGTGCTTCTTTTGTATactttggaatttttataaatctttctaACATATATGATAAGATAgtgaaaagttatataatatttgaaaaaatttatatcaagCGCATTCAAACACAGAAATCTTatttgaaaataagaaattattaataaatataatttattattatttagaatattctgtaaacaatgatatacaataagctgtatatttgaagaattttaaggggtatataacagtttaatgtaATTCTTACAAATGGGAGCAGACACCGACAGTTCAGGGGTTAAACCTCTTAATTTGACCCCAAGgaactcattaaaattattttaaactttgaaaaatcgTTCAAATAGGGGTTTGGGAAtgatttttgagaaattttaaacgtaaacaaGGGATGTGTGTGTGTTGCTTCTAATGTCGATGTGACATATCTAGGGTTAAAAAAGAGGTTTTAAATAAAGAGGGTTAAAAAACGTCTGTATTAAGTATTGTGTTGTTCTTACTacgtataatttaatataaaaagtgttactgttttccAATGAATATAACAtgaatttagttaaatatatatttaaagaactaaagaaaaatatcagaaaaagtCAAATACAACACTTGACCAATTACAAACAAATTGGATTAGCACTAAATGGACACATTTAtcaaaagatgtacaaaaatctttaaaagacatacaaacataacattacatataaaataaaaagtaacttgaagaataaattgaaaaaccaaaaatatgCTGAAGACATTAATGAAACATATAGCAggtatatatcaaataaaatttgatgactgaaataagaaatacatacagacaaaaagaaaaattcatacaagatttaaagaacattgcttccacattaaattcaacataaaagaAAAATCTGGTGTTGCACACCACTGTACTAATATGGAAcacaccatatttaaaaaaaacctatattaatataaattaaagcatGTTAACACACCAAGATATACGAGATGTACTTGAAAATCctattacacaaatcaaacaaacacagaagctTTATCAAATTAAGAAGATGGAACaatacaaaattctttattacttttatgaagattacaaaaataactttcaaaatttacatagtataatcttgagtaataatttatctttattttacacacttctccacacaaattaatattaaaatcacatatgtctaactgttgttaaaaataaactaatttactttGGTGATGTGtttgaagaagatagccttggtATAgtaaggcctcacaaaataaaaagttatttattggttGTTGTGATTACACTATAGTAATTAAAACCATATGTTAGGGAATTGGATGGAATGTTCATATTTTGCAGATAATAAAAGTAGCTTAGTTAAACTAGTTGGCTTGAAAACTACCCCAAAATTAGATAAAGATACAAAAAGCcaatttcattcttattttaaattttattgttttggatCTTTGCAACATTTTTTCGTACTATTTCTACATAATTGTAAGAATTTGGATCTTAAAGTTGCAAACAAAAAACGTACTAATAAcagtcaaaattataataatatacagctttgtaataaaatcttgtattatataaattatagattgATCCCAAATTTCCTATTTGTTATCTAAAACCATTAATTTTATGCCAGTGGTGCTCATTAtaacataagaaaaatataaattatttaatttaggatTATAACAAACCAtcacattaaaaagttttataaattggttCTTTTTCTGTGATTGCATAAATATTCAACATGCATCTTTTGAGAGGGCATAACAGGtttttaacaaatagaaatattgcttaaatattttggttttaactaTGGCAATTCAAAGTGTAAAAATATCCAAttctatattttgaatacataaaaatgaagatccaatttgattaaataataactctaaagttttttttaccttttgctaattaaaaaaaccGTAGTAAATATTAATTGGGGGTGTTTAGAAACAGCGTATactaaatatgtgtattttttgttttaaagaaagttaaacaCCTCTATGGatgaaggttttttaaaatttggagacAATTGATTTAAACAGATTGTCGTGATGGTGAGTTTGAATGATGGTAAGCAATAATTGGCTCAAGATAAACTATCTTCCTTCAATGAAAACTTGACCATTTTTTCTAGTTTATGGTTTACTTCTGATAACTTATAACATACTTTTTAATCCATCACTCATAAAAAGTGTGTGTTTGCTAAATGATGTTGAATGCAAGTGGGTTAGAATTAACCCCACTTGCCACATCTACTCATATTCTAATGCagtatacattttgtttaagaGAGGGTTCCCGATGTTGACACAAGTGGAGGCTACAACACTCTTATAAAAGATTATGAGCTTGGTACAGTAAGATGGCTTGTGTGGAAAGGATTATAATTGATCTAATAGTTATCATAGAGTTCAGAGATAAGGATATCTCATTATCCAGGTAAAGGTCCCCATTGATGTCGGCGTGAGCATAGATAGAGTAGCAATACATGAAcacataaacttaaattttagaaagaataatgtaaaattcacaaattcacaaattttttaacaaaattccagaacatatTAAGGCTGAACCAtcattcaataagtttaaaaaaatacttaaggatTACCTAACAATCAAAGTATTATACtcttttaaggaattataaatgcaataaagtaaaattagcctaattttaagaaatgttgaatacttttaagttaatgacactattcaatgtattgactgtaatacctatgaataaagaattatctgaatctgaatctgaatctgaatctaaaaataagaactgaaattttttaacaatattcaacATCGAACAAAGCTTATAAGCACCTGAAGTCTTAGCCATGACCCAACTAGTAAATCTATTTTCATTTGTGTAGAAACATATTACTAAGcttaatgaaaaaatttgtattacaaaaatcactttggaatatatttatagattttatttgtttaacatttgCATTTCTTCTCTGTACAACATTTTTTCTCCCACATTAGTTCCTTCAAGCTCCTTCAATAACTCAGCAAATGTCTTATTTTTAGTCTCTGGACAGTAAAAGATTAGCCAAACTGTAGAAGTTCCTGCAACGACAGCATATATAAGATAATTGACATAGATACCTATTGAAGAACCAATAATGTAGTACAACTTTAATGCTACAAGGGAGACAAAAGTTGTGATGACTATAATCATGCCAGAAGCAAAGGTTCTAATGCTAGAAGGGAACAATTCCCCTTGAAAGACCAACATAACTGGGACTAGACCCAGAGTGACAAAGAAGCAGTAAGATCCTATAGTAACAAGTGGTAtccatttgtatttaaattcatttttatagtaTGAAAATACTGCAGAAGCTAGATTAGAGAGAAAACATCCAAATGCTGAGACTATTATTAAGGGTCGTCTGccaattttatcaattaaaaaataaattactatagaCATCACACAAAACAGAGTTGCAATTGCTACTGAGCATGTATCAGGATTTAAAAATCCTTCAGAATCTGTATCGGCAAACATTTCTGAAGCATAAGAAAATATTGTAGTTAGTCCTGTCAAAATCGTTGCAAGTATTACCACTATCATTATTGCTAGACACTTTCTGTAA
This Homalodisca vitripennis isolate AUS2020 chromosome 3, UT_GWSS_2.1, whole genome shotgun sequence DNA region includes the following protein-coding sequences:
- the LOC124356916 gene encoding protein lethal(2)essential for life-like, whose translation is MASHNPNSSSSSFVIDKDGLKLTLDVQQYRPEELTVRVVDDFIIVEGKHEEKSNTGGYVSLQFTRQFKIPADVDKEAVKTYLSSDGILQIEAPKLQKLSPSEGRTIPIAQTNRPALKKAE